A single region of the Triticum dicoccoides isolate Atlit2015 ecotype Zavitan chromosome 2B, WEW_v2.0, whole genome shotgun sequence genome encodes:
- the LOC119360229 gene encoding protein UPSTREAM OF FLC-like, with the protein MEGRGRRPRSPERQRPPARKVPVVYYLTRSCHLEHPHFVEVPAPSSSDGLYLRDVIRHLNMVRGKGMASMYSWSCKRSYKNGFVWHDLAEDDLVLPATDGEYVLKGSEILDQPSSGQFHHGSNGNQKQQSRVKEGTRLPLSREASFSSSPPSVTVREAKPRRVPSVPSRDEDDSPSPCRGTSSETMSPESEPQRTVMSWPTPAEFRVFKPTGLMDAATQTDDLGRRSARRVPEMHKKSLSTDHDAVVRDVTEYRQQSHPRRVDR; encoded by the exons ATGGAGGGGCGGGGGAGGCGGCCGCGGAGCCCGGAGCGgcagaggccgccggcgaggaaggtgccggtggtgTACTACCTCACGCGGAGCTGCCACCTCGAGCACCCGCACTTCGTCGAGGTGCCGGCGCCCTCCTCCTCCGACGGGCTCTACCTCCGAG ATGTGATTCGTCACCTCAACATGGTGCGCGGCAAGGGCATGGCCTCCATGTACTCCTGGTCCTGCAAGAG GAGCTACAAGAACGGATTCGTGTGGCACGATCTCGCCGAGGACGACCTCGTCCTCCCGGCCACCGACGGCGAGTACGTGCTCAAGGGCTCCGAGATCCTGGACCAACCTTCTTCAG GCCAATTTCACCATGGGAGTAATGGCAACCAGAAGCAGCAGAGCAGGGTGAAAGAGGGTACAAGGTTGCCTTTGTCAAGGgaggcctccttctcctcctccccacCTAGTGTGACAGTTAGAGAAGCCAAGCCTCGGCGCGTGCCGTCGGTGCCTTCACGGGACGAGGACGACTCCCCCTCACCCTGCCGGGGCACCTCCTCGGAGACAATGTCGCCGGAGTCGGAGCCTCAGAGGACTGTCATGTCATGGCCGACGCCGGCAGAATTCAGGGTTTTCAAGCCTACCGGTTTGATGGATGCCGCAACTCAAACCGATGACCTCGGCAGAAGATCAGCACGGAGAGTACCTGAGATGCATAAGAAGAGCCTGAGCACCGATCATGACGCTGTGGTTCGTGATGTCACCGAGTACCGGCAACAGAGCCATCCGCGCCGTGTTGACAGGTAG